A region of Lycium barbarum isolate Lr01 chromosome 1, ASM1917538v2, whole genome shotgun sequence DNA encodes the following proteins:
- the LOC132605417 gene encoding protein SOSEKI 5-like → MSVTSRTTQLQMHKKWKGRETSPERTKVWTEPPNHNKLNKVPVVYYLSRNGQLEHPHFMEVPLISSPDGLYLRDVINRLNCLRGKGMASMYSWSAKRSYRNGFVWHDLTEDDFIYPAHGKEYVLKGSELLNNSFPSQQDEIECPNSRNPVPEKMSEDREFPVVARRRNQSWSSSDFHEYLVSGEFIGRAAANASTQTDDKRRRRRAMRVVEEEEEELREDRTIKLDGKEPDRSTELNRGEISPPTSHSSSETLETLMKADGKVILRPHTISEDPTAKIQSSGKSNKASSVLMQLLYCGSMSFKHCGPGSLISQYKTLVPRGRCTNQVLKDVESPMVEYHGSEERIKLKDKEYFSGSLIEMKKQKFPALKRSSSYNVERSTKLESIGRENEVKTKCYLRKQKNQSTRKEGNSDLSNALQ, encoded by the exons ATGTCGGTGACGTCAAGAACGACTCAGCTCCAAATGCACAAGAAATGGAAAGGCAGAGAAACAAGCCCTGAACGCACTAAAGTTTGGACTGAACCCCCTAACCATAATAAGCTCAACAAAGTACCCGTTGTTTACTATCTCTCCAGAAATGGCCAACTTGAACATCCTCATTTTATGGAAGTTCCCCTAATATCCTCTCCTGATGGTCTCTATCTCAGAG ATGTGATCAACCGCTTGAATTGTCTTCGTGGAAAAGGCATGGCCTCTATGTACTCCTGGTCTGCTAAAAG AAGCTATAGGAATGGATTCGTGTGGCACGATTTAACAGAGGATGATTTTATATACCCAGCACATGGTAAAGAGTATGTTCTTAAAGGATCAGAGCTTCTCAATAATTCATTCCCTTCACAACAGGATGAAATTGAATGTCCTAATTCTAGAAATCCAGTGCCTGAGAAAATGAGTGAAGATCGTGAGTTTCCAGTTGTAGCAAGACGTCGTAACCAGTCCTGGAGTTCCTCCGATTTCCATGAGTACTTAGTTTCCGGCGAATTCATCGGAAGAGCCGCCGCCAATGCGTCTACTCAAACCGATGACAAACGACGTCGTCGAAGAGCAATGCGAGTcgtcgaagaagaagaagaagagttgAGAGAAGACCGGACAATTAAACTGGACGGTAAAGAACCGGACCGGTCAACGGAGCTGAATAGAGGTGAAATCTCACCACCAACGTCCCATTCAAGCTCCGAAACGCTTGAGACGTTGATGAAGGCGGATGGAAAAGTGATCttacggccacatacaatcagcGAAGATCCTACGGCTAAAATTCAATCAAGCGGAAAGAGTAATAAAGCATCTTCCGTTCTGATGCAATTACTCTATTGTGGTTCCATGTCCTTCAAGCACTGTGGGCCCGGTTCTTTAATTTCACAATATAAAACACTGGTGCCACGTGGCAGGTGTACCAATCAAGTGCTGAAGGATGTAGAGAGTCCAATGGTGGAATATCATGGAAGTGAAGAGAGAATTAAGTTGAAAGATAAGGAGTATTTTAGTGGGAGTTTAATAGAGATGAAGAAGCAGAAATTTCCAGCTCTAAAGAGATCTTCTTCATACAATGTGGAAAG GAGTACAAAATTGGAATCGATTGGGAGAGAAAACGAAGTGAAAACAAAATGCTATCTGAGAAAGCAAAAGAATCAATCGACCAGAAAGGAAGGAAATAGTGACTTGTCTAATGCCTTGCAGTAG
- the LOC132617687 gene encoding uncharacterized protein LOC132617687, whose translation MAPETPINVVNLNATGSASINSQVLDCNDPLYVHPSDTPGVTLVPQLLIGSENYSEWSRSMKLSLLVKNKIGFIDGSCKRGDYENDAFRTHQWDRCNAIVQQWIMNSVAHELRKGIVYSSSAQRIWNVLKERFDKVNASKVYHLNREVSSLSQGTSSVAVYFTRLCDLWAEFESVIPFPGCDCPKSRAFVEFLHQ comes from the coding sequence ATGGCACCGGAAACTCCCATTAATGTAGTTAACTTGAATGCAACTGGGTCTGCATCTATTAACAGTCAAGTGCTTGATTGTAACGATCCGCTGTATGTTCATCCATCTGATACACCTGGAGTTACACTTGTTCCTCAATTGCTTATAGGATCTGAGAACTACTCCGAATGGAGCAGATCTATGAAATTGTCATTACTTGTGAAGAACAAAATAGGTTTTATTGATGGCAGTTGTAAGAGGGGAGATTATGAAAATGATGCTTTTAGAACACATCAGTGGGATAGGTGCAATGCTATAGTTCAACAATGGATTATGAATTCAGTAGCACATGAATTGAGGAAAGGAATTGTCTATTCCTCAAGTGCTCAAAGGATTTGGAATGTCCTAAAAGAGAGGTTTGACAAAGTCAATGCTAGCAAAGTGTATCACTTGAACAGAGAAGTTAGCAGTTTATCACAAGGAACATCTAGTGTAGCAGTTTACTTCACCAGATTATGTGATTTGTGGGCTGAGTTTGAGTCAGTCATACCATTCCCAGGGTGTGATTGTCCTAAGTCTAGGGCATTTGTTGAGTTCCTACACCAATAG